ATTTTTTTGCGCATCTGTTCGTGTGTGTATTGGCCGGAATAGCACAGATCCACCAGTGCCCCTACCGGCAGGCTTCCGGTGCGGTTGGTGGAAAAGGGGCCGTCCCCATCCAGCCCGTTGTTCCCGTCGATCAGGCGGCCATGGCAGTGCGCTGCAACCGAGGTTCCGCCGCCCATATGTACCACGACCAGATCCGTCTGCGCATACTCCAGGCCGTGCTCTTTGCAGTAAGCCCGGGCAGAGGCTTTTTGATTCAACACATGGAACCGGCTTTGGCGCGGCATTTCCGGCAGCCCGGAGTAACGGGCCGCCGGCTCGTATTCGTCCGTGCATGGGCTGTCCACAATGAACGCGCAGGCTTTGTCCGGCGCCAGGTCATAGGCAAGGCGGATGCCAAGATCCGAAACATGATTGCCGTACCGCATGCTGCGGGACTGTTCCAACATCTTTTCCGTGATGCGGTATACCCCGCTGTGCACCGGTTCGGTGTGTCCGCCGCGGCTGACAAAAGCATCCAGTTGCTGCAGCGACACGTCGTTTGTCTGCAAAAAATCCAGGATCGCCTTTTTGCGGTAGTCATATTGTTCCCAATTGTCATGAAACTGTCCGATCTCCTGCGCCGAATGGGCAATCGACCGGGAAACGATGCAGGTATCATCCTCAAAATAAGCCACCTTTGTGGACGTGGAGCCCAGGTTGATAACGGCTATTTTTTTCATATTTCCTCCGTTCAAAAAGTTTCTTTGCAAGAAACCAAATTCCTTTATAAGAAACCAACAAGAATATAACACACTGATTTTCAAAAATCAAGAGGCATTTTCCCTTTATTTTCTGTTTATTTTTTGTGAAAAGTGTGATATGATAGGTCAAAGTTTCGTTTTCCGAAACGGAGGGTCTGTTTATGGCAAAGATGACAAATCATGCGCAATACATTTTGCAGTCTGTTGATAAAGCGCTTGACGTGCTAAACCTTTTTGAGTATAGCGATTCTCTTTCCCTTACCGAGGTGGCTCTGGAGCTCGGCTGCGGAAAAACGATTGCATTTCGCCTTCTCTTCACGCTGGAACGGCGCGGCTTTGTCCTCAAGCAGGAAGACGGGCGATATTCACTTGGTATCCGTATATTCAATCTGGGCAATAAGGTGCATTATAAAAAAGCGCTTATCCCTTTGATGCGCACAATTTTGGCGGAACTGACAGCACAGGTAAATGACACGGTCCACCTGGTGATCTGGCAGGATGCGCAGCATGTGGTTCTTTTGGATGAAGTCCTGCCTGATCAGCGGCTGATCGCGGTGGAAAAAGCGTTTGATAACCGGCCTGCACATATGACCAGCACGGGTATGGCGCTGCTTTCCACGCGCTCAGATGAAGATATTCTTTCCTATGCGCAAAATACATTGTTTGTCAAAAAAACGGAGAATTCCATCTCCTCCTTAACACAGTTGATGAATGATATCATTTTCGTTCGTGAACAGGGATATGCGGTCAACAATCAGCTGTATGAAAATGGCGTGTGTTCCATTGCCGTTCCCATTATCAAAAAAGCGGGCATGCCTGCGGAATTAGCGATCAGCGTATCCGGCCCCGCCGAGCGCATCGTGCATAATCAAGAGCATATCTTGGAGGCTTTGAGGGAGACCGCAGCTAGAATCTGTGCTCTGCCAATCTAGCCAATAACACAGGGCGCACCACGCTTCGGGACGGAAGCGTGGTGCGCCCTGTGTTATGAAATATCGAATTTACCATATCGCAAAAGCAATTCGGCCAGGCAGCAGCAGTCTGCTACTTTTTACCGTATTGTTCTTCGTGGACTGCAGGCTTTTCCTTTCCCTGCCAGGTCTTTTCAGGTGCCTTCCTGCACCTGTGCCCGCACATTTCCCTTTTTGTCCTTCCGCTCTCCCCTGTGCTTTGCCACAAAGCTCGTCAGCATGGGCGTGAGGAACGAAGTGATGAGCACCGACGCCGCCACCTGGGCGGTAGCGATGGGGGCCACGGCGGCATAGGCCGGGTCCACCGCGGCCAGCGCCCCGGGGTTCGACACCCCGCTGGCAGCCGTGCTGGAAATCGCGGCGCCCGCAATGCCGCTGCCGCCGGTGAGCTTGTCGGCCAGCACCGTGATCCCGCCCACCACGAACACCGTGACCAGCCCCAACAGAATGCCGGACAGCCCGCCCTGGAACAGCTGCTGAATGGACATGCCGCACCCCAGCGCAAAGCCCACCACAATGATGCTGGGCGTCACCCCAGCCGACAGGGTCTTTTTAAACCAGGCGGACAGGTTGCCCAGCGCGATGCCGATGATGAGCGGCAGGATGGAGCCCACGATGGACCACACCGAGATGCTGGCCAGCCCCGCCGAGCTCAGGGCGATCATGGTCACGGTGGGCCCCACGCTCAGCGAGGTGATGGCCACCGCTCCCTTCACCGCATCGTCGTCATACTGAGCCACAATGCCCGAGTAAAGGGCGTTGTTGGCCACCGACACCGCGCTGATCACCGCAAGGGACGAGAGCCCCCAAAAATTGTCGTTGCACAAAAATGCCACGCCCAGCCCCAGGAGCACCGAGAGCGCCACCTTTGTGCCAATGACCACCGCGCCGATCTTAATGGCTTTCGGGGTGCTGCGCACATCGATGGTGGCCCCCAAAAACAGCAGGAACACCCCCACCAGCGCGCTGGTCCCGTTCACGATGCCGGTGAAAAAGCCGCCGATCTGCAGCACCTGCGGCACAAAGGAATTCAGCACAACGCCGATCAGCATCGGCACAACAATGGTGTCGCCGGGAAACCGCTTGAATTTTATCTTTTTCATAAAGCCACGCGTCCTCACTTCGCTTTTTCGCTCAATCCAGCACGATGCCGCCGTCGCAGTCGCCGATCTCCCCGTTCACAAAGCTGGCGGCTTCCGACGCAAAGAACAGGATCATCTGCGCGGGCTCTGAGGGGTCGGCTGCACGGCCCAGGGGGATCATCCCGATGACCTTCGCATTCTTTTCGGCGTCCTCGGCCAGGCTGCGGGTCATGGGCGTTTTGGTGAACGAGGGGCACACGGCGTTGCAGGAAATACCGTATTTGCCGCCCTCCTTGGCAATGGCTTTTGTCAGGCCGTTCACGCCCGCCTTGGAGGTGGCGTAGGCCGCGGTACCCAGCAGCCCGCCGCCGATTTTGCCGGCCACCGAGGATACGTTCACGATGCGCCCACCCTTCTTTTCCATAAAGTAGGGGTAGATGGCGGAACAGGTGGTAAAGGTTCCGGTCAGGTTGATACGCAGGGTGCGCTCCCATTCGGCGTCGGTGAGCTCCTGGAACGGAACCTTGGAAATCACGCCCCCGCAATTGATCAGCACATCCACCCGCTCAAAATCGCCCAGCACCCGGGCCATCACCTCGCGGATATTCTCCGGGCTGCCAAGATCCATGCGGTAGGCACCGCAGTTCCCAAGCTCGTCGGCCGTTGCCCTGGCCCCCTCCTCATTGATGTCCAGGATCACGGCATGACCGCCGCCGTTCACAACGCCTTTTACAATTTCCTTGCCGATCCCCTGTGCACCGCCGGTCACAAGAACGGTTTTTCCCTTAAAATCAAACATACTGCTTTTCCTCCTAAAGGTAGTTTCTGCGCGGCGCTGCCGGGCGGCGCGCAGGTCGATAATTTATTAACTATCAACCTTTCGCACTCGATTATAACATTGATTTCCCCTGAAAAAAATGTTACGATAGCCTAAAACCAGCACCGGTAATTGTGCTGCGCGCCCAAAGGAGCAGAGCGTTGGATCAAACAAAAAAATGGCAGCTTGTCCAGGCTGCGCTGAACGGCGAGAGTCTGGATCAAATCGTGGAAAAGGCAGCGCTGTTTTTGAACAGCCCTTTGGTGATCATTGGGAACACCAGCAACATCGTGGCCCATTCCACCGCCATCACCGCCCCGGACGAAACCTGGCGGCAGGCGGTGGAGCGGGGTTACATCACACTGGAATTTTCGGCCACGCTGAGCAAGTGGGATCAGCTTAAAGACAAAGGCGCCCGCTATGAATGCATGACAGTGAGCCAGATCAGCGGCCGGCGGCGGCGCTTTTACCGCCTTACCATGCATTCGCAGCTGCTTGGCTACATGAATGTCACCGAAGCGGGCGAGGCCTTCGACGCCACCGGCGAAGAGGAATACTATTTTGTGGCCCAGCTCATTGCCAAAGAGCTGTATACCCACATGAAATTCAGCGACTCCGGGCGAAAAACGAAAAATGAAGACATTCTGCTGGACCTGGTGAACGATGGATTTGTGAACCGGGGCCATTTTATCGACTGCCTGCGTTCCAGCAGCCTGCGCCCCGGCGCCGCGTACCGGGTGCTCTGCGCCGATCTGACCGGTTTTTTATCCTATAACGCCGGCAAGGACAGCTTCAAGCTGGAATTGCTCCGTTTCTTCCCCGGTGGGGCCATTGTCATTGCCGGGCAGGCCCTTGTGATTTTGGCCGAGGCAAGGCACTGCGACCCCCATGACAGCGAGCGTCTGAAGGAACTGGATGGATATCTGAAAAAGAAAAAACTTGTATGCGGCATCAGCGACCCGGTGAGCGATCTTTTTGCCTTCAAGCGCTACCGCAAGCAGGCAATCAACGCGGTGCGCCTGCGCCCCTATCTGCTGGCAAACGACCGGAATCACATTTTTTACGACGAGGTCAAGGTGTATGACCTTTTGTCCCAGATCCCCCGCAGCGAACTGATGTACTACTGCGGCCGCCAGGCATATGAGCTCTACCAGTACGACCAGGCACAGCAGACCTGCTATCTCAACACGCTGATGGTCTATCTGCAGACCAACCGCAGCGTCAACGCGACCGCGCGTTATCTGCATGTGCACCGCAACACCATCAACTACCGCATTGCCAAAATACGCGAATTGTTCCAGCTTGACCTGGAAAGCTTCAGCGTGACCAACCAGATCCTGTTGTCCTGCCAGCTCATCAAGTTGATCGAAGGCCCCCACTCTTGATTTTTCATTGCGGGGCGTCTCAACTCTTTTTTCGAAAGTGGGAAGCCTTTATGGGAATACATTCTATCTATAACACGACCAGATGCACTGTCACGTGGCCTTTCAAGCGACAAGTTGGATTGCTTGTACAAAAACAGCAAGAGTGCTATACTCTAATCACTAAATTCCAATATGGAAAGCGAGGGAATCGGAATTGAATCAATATATATCAGAACAATTGACGCCCAACGTAGCTGTCCAGCCCTGTAGTGACCCTGCATCACTTCAGCATTTGGAAAAAACAATAAAAGCGGATATTATACTGGAAGATGTTCTAAGCTTTATCAGCAATACTACCCGGAATGTCCTTGAAAAAGAGTATCCGGAAGGAAAGTTTCGCTTATGGGGTACAAAGGCAAACAAAAGTTTGCATGAATGGGAAAAGCTGCACAAAGGGGATATTATCCTCTTCTACGGCGGGAAAGCAGCGGGCTTTAAATTTATCTATAAAGCGCAGGTCGTCCATACAGTCCGCAACGCCGAGTTGGCGAAATTTTTATGGGGAAATGATGCGGAAGGCGCTACCTGGGAATGCATCTATTTTATTAAAGATCTGGAAAAGATCGATCTTGATCGATTCGAATATAACAAGGCAATGGGGTATGATAGGAAAAGCACCATTCAAGGTTTCCGGGTGCAGTCCCCGGAACGGTCTTTGATCCTTCAGCAAAGTTTCAATCTTTGATATAAAACCCGCATCCCAAACACGGGTGGATCCGTTGGTGTTAAAAAGGTTTATATCAACAAACAAAAAGCAGACACCATTAAAAACGCATGTTTTTGGTGGTGTCTGCTTTTTAATGCAACAATACCCCGGAAGAATTCAGATGGTATGGGCAGAACTGAAAGGAAAAGCACCAGCCACAGGTTGAAGAGGCAAGGGGCAATATTCATGGCTTGATACTGCAAAGGATTTTGTGGAAATTTAATCCTTATGAAAAGCATCCATCGTTTTATAGTAAAACTTTTGTATTCCTTACAATTTACAAAGCATCAATTGGCATTATGGCTATTTTTATTTTCTTTTTATGTGTTTTTCGATGGTATCTCCTTTAAAAGTTTTGTGATATACTATTTATATAGTTTTTTCTTTTTCCTCTAAATCCTCCCATTTGTTTTAAAAGTCCCAAAGATCGTACCAGCTTTGTGCTATTCTTAAAAAGCAGGTTCAATGGTTTCGCATTTCAGGAGGTAATTTTTCCATGGCAGATTTGTTCGACGCCCACATCAGCGAAGACGGTCTTCGCCGCCAGAGCGTAGCCGATCACTTAACGGGCACGGCAGAGCGGGCCGCCCGTTTTGCCGCGGCCTTTGACCAGGAGCAGCTGGGCCGCGCCGCCGGGCTTATGCACGACATCGGTAAATACTCGGGCGATTTTCAGCGCCGCATCCATGACCCACAGCACAGCGGCCGGGTGGACCATTCCACTGCCGGGGCAAAAGAAGCCTATGCCCGCGGCCTGTACCCACTGGCTTTTGCCGTGGCGGGGCACCATGCCGGCCTGCCGGACGGCGGCTCCCCAAAGGTCGATACAGCCAAGGCCTCCACCCTGTTCGGGCGGCTCAAGCGGGAGCTTCCCGCCTATGACGCATGGCGGCAGGAGATCGACCTGCCCGCGGTGGAACTGCCCGGCTTTTGCGCCCAAAGCAGTTTTTCCCTTATGTTCTTCACCCGTATGCTGTATTCCTGCCTGGTAGACGCCGATTATCTTGACACCGAAGCCTTTATGGAAAACGCCGCTCCTCCGCGGGGCGAATCCGATCCTATCCCCGCTCTTTTGCACAGAATGCGAAGTAAAGCCGATTCCTGGCTGAACGCCACGCCCAGTACCCCGCTGAATGAAAAGCGCAATCAGGTGCTGCGGGCCTGCATGTCGGCGGGCGCGGCCTGGCAGCGCGGCGCTTACACACTCACAGTGCCCACCGGCGGGGGCAAGACCTTCGATTCTTTGGCCTTCGCACTGGAGCATGCCGCACACAACCACATGGACCGGATCATTTATGTGATCCCCTATACCTCCATCATTGATCAAACGGCGGCGGTGTTCAGCGACCTGCTGGGGGCAGAAAACGTGCTGGCCCATCACGCCGGCGCGGACTATCAGCTTTTGGAGGAGCAGGAAATGTCCCCCGCGGACTATCGCCGTGCTCTGGCCGCCGAAAACTGGGACGCACCGGTGATTGTGACCACAGCCGTACAATTTTTTCAATCGCTCTACGCCTCGCGCTCCTCCCGCTGCCGCAAGCTACACAACATCGCCAACAGCGTCATCATTTTCGACGAGGCGCAGACCCTGCCCCTTGCCTATCTGCGCCCCTGCATCGCCGCCGTTGCAGAGCTGGTGCGCCATTACCGGGCCACTGCCGTTCTCTGCACCGCCACCCAGCCCGCGCTGGATCCGCTTTTCGAGGAATTTTTGCCCGGCAGCGCGCCTCTGCAAGAGATCTGCCCCAATGCAGCCGCGCTTTATACCGCCCTGCGCCGAACTACCCTGCACGATCTGGGCGAGCTCTCGGCCGAGGCGCTGGGCGCCCGTCTGCGCGGCCACGAGCAGGTGCTGTGTGTGGTCAACCGCCGCAAGCAGGCCCAGGAATTGTACGCCGCGCTGCCTGCCGAAGGCCGCTATTGCCTCACCACCCTCTTGTGCGCCGCCGACCGCCGCCGCCAGCTGGCCGAGATCCGGCAGCGCCTGAGGGATGGGCTGCCCTGCCGGGTCGTTTCCACCTCCCTGATCGAGGCTGGCGTAGATGTGGATTTCCCCGCGGCATACCGCGAGGCCGCCGGCCTTGATTCCATCCTCCAGACCGCCGGGCGCTGCAACCGCGAGGGCAGACGCAGCGCGGCCGAGAGCCCTGTGTACGTTTTTGCCATAAGCGGCAACCCCGACCCGCCGATGCTAAAGCAAAATCTGGCCGCCTGGCAGTATGTTCGGCGCACCTGGCCGAACGCGCTGGACCTGCCGCCCGCGATTCAAGGCTATTTCACCAAACTGCGCCTTGTAAAGGGCGCAGCAGCGCTGGATCAAAAAGGCATCCTGCACGCCTGCGTGGAAGGCGCAGGCGGCTCCCTCTTACCCTTTTCCCAAATTGCCGACGAATTCACCCTTATCGACACGCCCACCCGCACCGTTTACCTGCCCATCGGCGAAGGGGCCTCGCTGTGCCGGGCCCTGCAGGGCGGCGCGCGCAGCCGCACGCTCTTCCGCAAACTGGGGATTTACAGCGTAGCCGTGTATCCCAAACATTTTGATGCGCTTTATCATGCCGGTGCGCTCACCCTGCTGGAGGACAACTCGGCTATTTTGTCCAACACAAGCTTGTATAATCCGGGCACAGGGCTTGCGATGGATGTGGAAGGCGGGGAGGGGTTCTTTCTGTAAAGCGAGGCCGTTTTTCGTTTTTACATTCGGGAAACATCAAACTTTTTATCAGGAGGTTTTAAAATGTGCGGTTTATTCTGATTTTCCAATCACAGCGCCAGCTTGATATGAAAGGAGTTGACCCAACGCTTTGTCCATCTGCATTGAAGTATGGGGCCCGTATGCCTGTTTTTCGCGCCCCGAGATGAAAACCGAGCGGGTCTCTTACGATGTGATCACCCCCTCGGCGGCCCGTGGGCTGATCGAGGCGATCTATTGGCACCCTGGCATGAAGTACCATATCGACAAGATCCACGTGCTGAACCCCATCCGCTTCACAACCGTCCGCCGCAACGAAGTCAAATCCACCGTGCTGGCCAGCAATGCCCGCACCGCCATGAAAACGGGCAGACCTCTGGCTCTTTATACCCCCGAAGACATCCAGCAGCGCGCGGCCATGGTGCTGCAGGATGTGCATTATGTGATCGAAGCCCATTTCACACTCACGGAAAAGGCCGCTCCCGGAGATAACGCCGGAAAATTTCAGGATATCCTGCGCCGGAGGCTCAGCCGCGGGCAGTTTTATCACCAACCATGCTTCGGCTGCCGGGAGTTTCCGGCCCATTTTCGTGAATGGCCAGCTGAGGAGATCCCCGCCCTTGCCGTGACCCAGGATCTGGGCTACATGCTGTACGATCTGGACTACAGCAACCCGCGTGATATCCGCTCGCAATTCTTTCGTGCGCGGATGGTAAACGGTGTGCTGGACCTGCACGATTGCGAGGTGGTCTCGTGATTTTACAAGCCTTGACCCAATACTATGAGGCTTTACTGGCCCAGGGCAGGCTCTCCCCTCCCGGCTGGGACAGCGCTTTTAAGGTCAGCTATGGGCTGGAACTGGGCGACGACGGGTCCCTGATCCAGTTGATCCCGTATCTGCAGCCCCAGCAATTTGGCAAAAAAACGGCGCTGGCCCCCCGTGCCATGCGGGCGCCCGCCCATGTCACCCGCTCCTCCGGCATTGCGGCCAATTTTTTGTGTGACACCTGTACCTATCTTCTGGGAGCGGACGCAAAGGGCAAGCCGGTGCGTGCCAAGGACTGCTTTGCCGCCTGCGCG
This window of the Oscillospiraceae bacterium genome carries:
- the cas3 gene encoding CRISPR-associated helicase/endonuclease Cas3 yields the protein MADLFDAHISEDGLRRQSVADHLTGTAERAARFAAAFDQEQLGRAAGLMHDIGKYSGDFQRRIHDPQHSGRVDHSTAGAKEAYARGLYPLAFAVAGHHAGLPDGGSPKVDTAKASTLFGRLKRELPAYDAWRQEIDLPAVELPGFCAQSSFSLMFFTRMLYSCLVDADYLDTEAFMENAAPPRGESDPIPALLHRMRSKADSWLNATPSTPLNEKRNQVLRACMSAGAAWQRGAYTLTVPTGGGKTFDSLAFALEHAAHNHMDRIIYVIPYTSIIDQTAAVFSDLLGAENVLAHHAGADYQLLEEQEMSPADYRRALAAENWDAPVIVTTAVQFFQSLYASRSSRCRKLHNIANSVIIFDEAQTLPLAYLRPCIAAVAELVRHYRATAVLCTATQPALDPLFEEFLPGSAPLQEICPNAAALYTALRRTTLHDLGELSAEALGARLRGHEQVLCVVNRRKQAQELYAALPAEGRYCLTTLLCAADRRRQLAEIRQRLRDGLPCRVVSTSLIEAGVDVDFPAAYREAAGLDSILQTAGRCNREGRRSAAESPVYVFAISGNPDPPMLKQNLAAWQYVRRTWPNALDLPPAIQGYFTKLRLVKGAAALDQKGILHACVEGAGGSLLPFSQIADEFTLIDTPTRTVYLPIGEGASLCRALQGGARSRTLFRKLGIYSVAVYPKHFDALYHAGALTLLEDNSAILSNTSLYNPGTGLAMDVEGGEGFFL
- a CDS encoding type I-C CRISPR-associated protein Cas5, yielding MSICIEVWGPYACFSRPEMKTERVSYDVITPSAARGLIEAIYWHPGMKYHIDKIHVLNPIRFTTVRRNEVKSTVLASNARTAMKTGRPLALYTPEDIQQRAAMVLQDVHYVIEAHFTLTEKAAPGDNAGKFQDILRRRLSRGQFYHQPCFGCREFPAHFREWPAEEIPALAVTQDLGYMLYDLDYSNPRDIRSQFFRARMVNGVLDLHDCEVVS
- the buk1 gene encoding putative butyrate kinase, whose translation is MKKIAVINLGSTSTKVAYFEDDTCIVSRSIAHSAQEIGQFHDNWEQYDYRKKAILDFLQTNDVSLQQLDAFVSRGGHTEPVHSGVYRITEKMLEQSRSMRYGNHVSDLGIRLAYDLAPDKACAFIVDSPCTDEYEPAARYSGLPEMPRQSRFHVLNQKASARAYCKEHGLEYAQTDLVVVHMGGGTSVAAHCHGRLIDGNNGLDGDGPFSTNRTGSLPVGALVDLCYSGQYTHEQMRKKINGLGGLMAYVHDTDVLSVYNRAIAGDDDCKSALDAMIYQTAKEVGAMATVLCGRVNAIILTGGIAYNEYIVEQIRARVGYIAPVYAYPGEREMESLGVQSYYALIGKEEVYEL
- a CDS encoding 2-keto-3-deoxygluconate permease, producing the protein MKKIKFKRFPGDTIVVPMLIGVVLNSFVPQVLQIGGFFTGIVNGTSALVGVFLLFLGATIDVRSTPKAIKIGAVVIGTKVALSVLLGLGVAFLCNDNFWGLSSLAVISAVSVANNALYSGIVAQYDDDAVKGAVAITSLSVGPTVTMIALSSAGLASISVWSIVGSILPLIIGIALGNLSAWFKKTLSAGVTPSIIVVGFALGCGMSIQQLFQGGLSGILLGLVTVFVVGGITVLADKLTGGSGIAGAAISSTAASGVSNPGALAAVDPAYAAVAPIATAQVAASVLITSFLTPMLTSFVAKHRGERKDKKGNVRAQVQEGT
- a CDS encoding IclR family transcriptional regulator is translated as MAKMTNHAQYILQSVDKALDVLNLFEYSDSLSLTEVALELGCGKTIAFRLLFTLERRGFVLKQEDGRYSLGIRIFNLGNKVHYKKALIPLMRTILAELTAQVNDTVHLVIWQDAQHVVLLDEVLPDQRLIAVEKAFDNRPAHMTSTGMALLSTRSDEDILSYAQNTLFVKKTENSISSLTQLMNDIIFVREQGYAVNNQLYENGVCSIAVPIIKKAGMPAELAISVSGPAERIVHNQEHILEALRETAARICALPI